In a single window of the Natronosalvus caseinilyticus genome:
- a CDS encoding nucleoside phosphorylase, whose translation MAGDSEDPNADVQYHLEVAADDVADTVLLPGNPERVEKIVAHWDDHEERAHHREYRTATGTYDGTPISVTSTGIGSPSAAIAVEELARVGCETFIRVGSCGALQAEMSVGDLVITTGGVRQEGTSDEYVRDDYPATADYEVVSALVAAAERLGYDYHTGVTMSADSFYAGQGRPGFDGFEAAGADDLIDELTEANVANIEMEASAILTIANVYGLRAGAVCSVYANRVTGEFRTEGESRAAETASLATHLLAKMDAVKREAGVDRWHAGLSLE comes from the coding sequence ATGGCCGGCGACAGCGAAGACCCGAACGCCGACGTACAGTACCACCTCGAGGTCGCGGCCGACGACGTGGCTGACACCGTCCTCTTGCCGGGGAATCCCGAGCGCGTCGAGAAGATCGTCGCCCACTGGGACGACCACGAGGAGCGCGCGCACCACCGCGAGTACCGCACGGCGACTGGCACCTACGACGGGACGCCGATTTCGGTCACCTCGACGGGAATCGGTAGCCCTTCGGCGGCCATCGCCGTCGAGGAACTCGCCCGCGTCGGATGCGAGACGTTCATCCGGGTAGGTTCCTGTGGGGCGCTTCAAGCGGAGATGAGCGTCGGCGACCTCGTGATCACGACCGGCGGTGTTCGCCAGGAGGGCACGAGCGACGAGTACGTCCGCGATGACTACCCCGCCACGGCCGACTACGAGGTCGTCAGCGCGCTGGTCGCCGCCGCCGAGCGCCTGGGCTACGACTACCACACCGGCGTTACGATGAGCGCCGACTCCTTCTACGCTGGACAGGGACGACCCGGATTCGACGGCTTCGAGGCCGCCGGCGCCGACGATCTGATCGACGAACTCACCGAGGCCAACGTCGCCAACATCGAGATGGAAGCCAGCGCCATCCTCACCATCGCGAACGTCTACGGCCTCCGGGCCGGGGCGGTCTGCTCGGTCTACGCCAACCGCGTGACCGGCGAATTCCGCACCGAGGGCGAGTCTCGAGCAGCCGAAACCGCCTCGCTGGCGACGCACCTGCTGGCGAAGATGGACGCGGTCAAGCGCGAGGCCGGCGTCGACCGCTGGCACGCCGGACTCAGCCTCGAGTGA
- a CDS encoding GNAT family N-acetyltransferase, which yields MDDVRIRRATVGDAAELVATYHNAYRENRRLGFPAKAETVTEDEVVEWIRNHRVYVAVLGADTGEEGDGAESGCGEVVGGVRLESTDPGRMKLSRLGVHEQCQGAGIGTALLNRAEAVARDAGIETVWLTTPEDHPYLPDLYRRREYEGTGRYPLEYREYDEIVMEKELG from the coding sequence ATGGACGACGTTCGCATTCGACGAGCGACCGTCGGCGACGCCGCCGAACTGGTCGCAACGTATCACAACGCGTACCGGGAGAACCGTCGATTGGGCTTCCCGGCCAAAGCCGAAACCGTGACCGAAGACGAGGTCGTGGAGTGGATCCGGAATCACCGCGTCTACGTCGCGGTTCTGGGGGCCGATACGGGCGAAGAAGGCGACGGAGCCGAATCGGGTTGCGGTGAGGTCGTCGGCGGTGTTCGCCTCGAATCGACGGACCCCGGTCGGATGAAACTCAGCCGACTCGGCGTCCACGAACAGTGCCAGGGAGCCGGCATCGGGACGGCGCTCCTCAACCGGGCCGAGGCGGTCGCTCGAGACGCCGGAATCGAAACCGTCTGGCTCACGACGCCCGAGGATCATCCGTACCTGCCCGACCTGTACCGGCGCCGCGAATACGAAGGGACGGGTCGCTACCCGCTCGAGTATCGCGAGTACGACGAGATCGTCATGGAAAAAGAACTCGGCTGA
- a CDS encoding PstS family phosphate ABC transporter substrate-binding protein yields MSRDASGVPSTGLGRRELLAATGVAATAGLAGCTDVLAEEGKQVPIAGSSTVFPVTEAVAAAYFEERPNVNVSISQTGTGGGFSNFFCPGMTAINNASREVADIEREQCSENGIEPIEFTIARDALTVVVNPDADWVDCLTVEELREIWRTDGAQRWSDVRDDWPDEEFELYGADTTSGTFDYFVEAIIGEDANHRSDYHATEKDRTIVQGVRGSKHAIGYFGFAYYVENPDQIKAVGIDDGDGCVEPSIETAMNDEYTPLSRPLFIYAADQALVEPEIQDFLRFYIEQSATDLVEEVGYVPVTEEVRDENLEKLETAIDEVTA; encoded by the coding sequence ATGTCGAGAGACGCCTCTGGCGTGCCGTCGACCGGTCTCGGGAGACGGGAACTGCTCGCCGCGACGGGGGTCGCGGCGACCGCCGGGCTGGCCGGTTGTACCGACGTACTGGCTGAAGAGGGGAAACAGGTACCGATCGCCGGAAGCAGCACGGTCTTTCCCGTGACCGAAGCCGTCGCCGCGGCGTACTTCGAGGAACGACCGAACGTCAACGTCTCCATCAGTCAGACGGGGACCGGCGGCGGTTTCTCGAACTTCTTCTGTCCGGGCATGACCGCGATCAACAACGCAAGTCGCGAGGTCGCGGACATCGAACGCGAACAGTGTAGCGAGAACGGAATCGAACCGATCGAGTTCACCATCGCGAGGGACGCGCTGACTGTCGTCGTCAACCCCGACGCCGACTGGGTTGACTGCCTCACCGTCGAGGAACTCCGGGAGATCTGGCGCACCGACGGCGCTCAGCGCTGGAGCGACGTGCGAGACGACTGGCCCGACGAGGAGTTCGAACTGTACGGGGCCGACACCACCTCCGGCACGTTCGACTACTTCGTCGAGGCGATCATCGGCGAGGACGCGAACCACCGAAGCGACTACCACGCGACCGAGAAGGATCGGACCATCGTCCAGGGCGTTCGCGGTTCCAAACACGCCATCGGCTACTTCGGGTTCGCCTACTACGTCGAAAACCCAGACCAGATCAAGGCAGTCGGCATCGACGACGGCGACGGCTGCGTCGAACCGTCGATCGAGACGGCCATGAACGACGAGTACACCCCGCTGTCGCGACCGTTGTTCATCTACGCCGCCGACCAGGCGCTCGTCGAGCCCGAGATTCAGGACTTCCTCCGCTTTTACATCGAGCAGTCGGCGACCGACCTCGTCGAGGAGGTCGGTTACGTCCCCGTCACCGAAGAAGTGCGTGACGAGAACCTCGAGAAACTCGAGACGGCCATCGACGAGGTGACCGCATGA
- a CDS encoding DMT family transporter has protein sequence MSRYRNFALFLALAAVWGTAFVAIGAGLEYFPPVLFAALRYDVAGIIMLAYAAYVVDGGDLLPSGRDQWLLVTIGSVLLIAAYHAFLFVGQLNTTAAAAAIVVSLSPVLTTGFARALVPSDALSAVGLIGVGIGLCGVVVIAQPDPNDLLSANAIATGLVFLAAASFALGSVLTRRLDAEMAIETMEAWSMIGGAILMHLLSLGLREPIEPASWLHPNAFWALAYLALVSSAFGFLLYFTLLERLGPIEINMVSYVAPVFAAIFGWLLLDEVITGTTVFGFVLIAIGFVLVKRRAIRDEFVNLRATTRS, from the coding sequence GTGAGCAGATACCGAAACTTCGCCCTCTTTCTCGCGCTGGCAGCCGTCTGGGGAACCGCGTTCGTCGCCATCGGGGCCGGCCTCGAGTACTTCCCGCCCGTGCTCTTCGCCGCGCTTCGGTACGACGTCGCTGGCATCATCATGCTGGCCTACGCCGCGTACGTCGTCGACGGTGGTGACTTGCTCCCGAGCGGACGCGACCAGTGGTTGCTCGTCACGATCGGATCGGTGCTTCTCATCGCGGCCTACCACGCATTCCTCTTCGTCGGTCAGCTCAACACGACAGCAGCCGCCGCCGCGATCGTCGTGTCGCTCTCGCCCGTCCTCACGACCGGGTTCGCCCGTGCGCTCGTCCCCTCGGACGCGCTCTCGGCGGTCGGACTGATTGGCGTCGGAATCGGCCTCTGTGGAGTCGTCGTCATCGCCCAGCCGGACCCAAACGACCTGCTCTCGGCGAACGCAATCGCGACCGGCCTCGTCTTCCTCGCCGCGGCGTCGTTTGCCCTCGGGAGCGTCCTCACCCGTCGGCTCGACGCCGAGATGGCCATCGAGACGATGGAGGCCTGGTCGATGATCGGCGGCGCGATCCTCATGCACCTGCTGAGCCTCGGGCTGCGCGAACCGATCGAGCCGGCGTCGTGGCTCCACCCGAACGCGTTCTGGGCGCTCGCCTACCTCGCGCTCGTCTCGAGTGCCTTCGGCTTCCTCCTGTACTTCACCTTGCTCGAGCGCCTCGGCCCGATCGAGATCAACATGGTTTCCTACGTCGCGCCGGTGTTCGCCGCGATTTTCGGCTGGTTGCTCCTCGACGAGGTGATCACCGGGACGACGGTGTTCGGTTTCGTCTTGATCGCGATCGGGTTCGTCCTGGTCAAGCGCCGGGCCATCCGCGACGAGTTCGTGAACCTGCGTGCGACGACCAGGAGCTAA
- the pstC gene encoding phosphate ABC transporter permease subunit PstC: MSGDVSQREWQRPEANVRRERIYEYALLGCATLTVVITVGILYTLFSDALYFFEEYAGLLDGSIANALSEFVTGKNWRPTIRPYAYGLLPLLSGTIVVTVAAAAIALPCGLGAAIYLSEYARPTTRAYLKPALEVLAGVPTIVYGYFALAYVTPFLDRFLPLSTFNALSASIMMGIMIVPMISSISEDALRAVPDSLREAGYGLGATKFDVSVRVIVPAAFSGIISSFILALSRAIGETMIVTVAAGQNPKMLIVDPTRLDENLYDSIQTITSAMVQAAGSDTAGGTPVFWSMFALGLALFVVTFTMNLIADAVQRRYREVY; the protein is encoded by the coding sequence ATGAGCGGCGACGTTTCGCAACGCGAGTGGCAACGCCCGGAAGCGAACGTTCGCCGGGAGCGGATCTACGAGTATGCGCTTCTGGGCTGTGCGACGCTGACCGTCGTGATCACGGTGGGGATTCTCTACACGCTCTTTTCGGACGCGCTGTACTTCTTCGAAGAGTACGCTGGCTTGCTCGACGGCTCGATCGCGAACGCCCTCTCGGAGTTCGTCACCGGGAAGAACTGGCGGCCGACGATTCGGCCGTACGCCTACGGCCTGTTGCCGCTGCTGAGCGGCACGATCGTCGTCACCGTCGCTGCCGCCGCCATCGCGCTTCCGTGCGGCCTCGGCGCGGCGATCTACCTGAGCGAGTACGCCCGCCCGACGACGAGAGCGTATCTGAAGCCAGCGCTCGAGGTGCTGGCGGGCGTTCCGACGATCGTTTACGGCTACTTCGCGCTCGCGTACGTCACGCCGTTCCTCGACCGATTCCTGCCGCTATCGACGTTCAACGCGCTGTCGGCCTCGATCATGATGGGGATCATGATCGTCCCGATGATCTCCTCGATCAGCGAGGATGCCCTGCGTGCGGTTCCCGATTCACTTCGGGAGGCGGGGTATGGGCTGGGCGCGACGAAATTCGACGTGTCGGTTCGCGTCATCGTGCCCGCGGCGTTTTCGGGGATCATCTCGTCGTTCATCCTCGCGCTCTCGCGAGCCATCGGCGAAACCATGATCGTCACCGTCGCGGCCGGGCAGAACCCGAAGATGCTGATCGTCGATCCGACCAGACTCGACGAGAACCTGTACGACTCGATCCAGACGATCACCTCGGCGATGGTACAGGCCGCAGGATCGGACACGGCGGGCGGAACGCCGGTGTTCTGGTCGATGTTCGCCCTCGGCCTCGCGCTGTTCGTCGTCACCTTCACGATGAATCTGATCGCCGACGCCGTCCAGCGTCGCTACAGGGAGGTGTACTAG
- the pstB gene encoding phosphate ABC transporter ATP-binding protein PstB has protein sequence MTTSKTESSDDHASPTPKTDSLADRGTETDSSTTTDGRTILESRGLDVYYGDDQALQDVSVELPEKQVTAVIGPSGCGKSTFLRCINRMNDLVDAARVEGELLFDGKNVYDDDVDPVALRRKIGMVFQQPNPFPKSIRDNVAYGLKVQGIDDNVDERVERALERAALLEEVEDQLDSSGLDLSGGQQQRLCIARAIATDPEVILMDEPASALDPVATSKIEDLIEELANDYTVVIVTHNMQQAARISDKTAVFLTGGELVEFDDTTKIFENPESQRVEDYITGKFG, from the coding sequence ATGACCACCTCGAAGACCGAATCGAGCGACGACCACGCCTCCCCGACGCCGAAGACCGACAGCCTGGCCGACCGGGGTACCGAAACTGATTCATCGACCACCACCGACGGTCGAACGATCCTCGAGAGTCGCGGCCTCGACGTCTACTACGGCGACGACCAGGCGCTCCAGGACGTCTCCGTGGAACTGCCCGAGAAGCAGGTGACCGCGGTCATCGGCCCCTCCGGCTGCGGGAAGTCGACGTTCCTCCGATGTATCAACCGCATGAACGACCTCGTGGACGCCGCCCGCGTCGAGGGCGAACTGCTGTTCGATGGGAAGAACGTCTACGACGACGACGTCGACCCCGTCGCCCTGCGCCGCAAAATCGGAATGGTGTTCCAACAGCCCAATCCGTTCCCCAAGTCGATCCGGGACAACGTCGCCTACGGCCTGAAGGTGCAAGGCATCGACGATAACGTCGACGAGCGCGTCGAACGCGCCCTCGAGCGTGCCGCGTTGCTCGAGGAGGTCGAGGATCAACTGGACTCGAGCGGGCTCGACCTCTCTGGTGGGCAGCAACAGCGCCTGTGCATCGCTCGCGCCATCGCCACCGACCCCGAGGTCATCCTGATGGACGAGCCAGCGTCGGCGCTCGACCCCGTCGCCACCTCGAAGATCGAGGACCTGATCGAGGAGCTGGCCAACGACTACACCGTCGTCATCGTCACCCACAACATGCAGCAGGCGGCCCGAATTTCGGACAAGACCGCCGTCTTCCTCACCGGCGGGGAACTCGTCGAGTTCGACGACACGACGAAGATTTTCGAGAATCCCGAGAGCCAGCGCGTCGAGGACTACATCACCGGCAAGTTCGGATAG
- the pstC gene encoding phosphate ABC transporter permease subunit PstC has translation MSAMDLSHDGNRTARGVFFKYLFTLCALVSILTTVAIVLTLLLDAVDFFAAVSPIDFLFGTRWSPTNEPVAFGVLPLITGTLTITFGAAAIALPIGLLTAIYLSEYASSRRRAYLKPALEVLAGVPTVVYGYFALVYVTPALDAIPFVELSTFNALSASIMVGIMIIPMVSSISEDAMSAVPDSLRQASYGLGATKFTVSTSVVVPAALSGIFSSFILALSRAIGETMIVAIAAGQTPKLIDLTDPAALFLESVQTMTAAMVQIGTNDVVGQSVAYKSLFAVGLTLFVITFVMNLVSEFIASRYREVYQ, from the coding sequence ATGAGCGCGATGGACCTCTCCCACGACGGGAATCGGACGGCCCGTGGCGTTTTCTTCAAATACCTCTTCACGCTGTGTGCGCTGGTGTCGATCCTGACGACGGTCGCCATCGTCCTGACGCTGTTGCTCGACGCGGTGGACTTCTTCGCCGCCGTCTCGCCGATCGACTTCCTCTTTGGCACCCGCTGGAGTCCGACGAACGAGCCCGTCGCCTTCGGCGTGTTGCCGCTGATCACGGGGACGCTCACCATCACGTTCGGGGCTGCCGCCATCGCCCTGCCGATCGGCCTGCTGACGGCCATCTACCTGAGCGAGTACGCCTCGAGTCGTCGACGGGCCTACCTCAAGCCGGCGCTCGAGGTGCTGGCAGGCGTGCCGACGGTCGTCTACGGGTACTTCGCGCTCGTGTACGTGACGCCGGCGCTGGACGCGATTCCGTTCGTGGAGCTGTCGACGTTCAACGCACTGTCGGCCTCGATCATGGTCGGCATCATGATCATCCCGATGGTCTCCTCGATCAGCGAGGACGCGATGAGCGCGGTGCCGGACTCGCTCCGGCAGGCCAGTTACGGGCTAGGGGCGACGAAGTTCACAGTCTCCACGTCCGTCGTCGTCCCCGCGGCGCTGTCGGGCATCTTCTCGTCATTCATCCTCGCGCTCTCGCGAGCGATCGGCGAAACCATGATCGTCGCCATCGCGGCGGGGCAGACGCCCAAATTGATCGACCTGACCGATCCGGCCGCACTGTTCCTCGAGTCGGTCCAGACGATGACCGCGGCGATGGTCCAGATCGGGACGAACGACGTCGTCGGCCAGTCGGTAGCCTACAAGAGCCTGTTCGCGGTCGGCCTGACGCTGTTCGTGATCACCTTCGTGATGAACCTCGTGAGCGAATTTATCGCCTCGCGCTACCGGGAGGTGTACCAGTGA
- a CDS encoding DUF488 domain-containing protein, whose product MGTDPDAGAKAEPEAGAEPESDGAAADRANGESTLTDTYVAALQHDLVDLESETTLVGVVRQPTSWFHAAVDENLPALGPPSPLLEDAKTATEDLKMAGMCDEGAHNASWEQVEFEDRYREHLETESEAREALAELEGRLEDGESIALVCFENTGKKRCHRTVLREVLEATRD is encoded by the coding sequence ATGGGCACCGATCCGGACGCCGGGGCGAAAGCGGAACCCGAGGCGGGCGCCGAACCCGAGTCAGACGGAGCGGCCGCCGACAGAGCGAACGGAGAGTCGACGCTCACCGACACCTACGTCGCCGCCCTCCAGCACGATCTGGTCGACCTCGAGTCCGAGACCACGCTCGTCGGCGTCGTCCGCCAGCCGACTTCGTGGTTTCACGCCGCCGTCGACGAGAACCTGCCGGCGCTCGGGCCGCCGTCGCCGTTGCTCGAGGACGCCAAAACGGCCACAGAGGACCTGAAGATGGCCGGCATGTGCGACGAGGGCGCCCACAACGCGTCCTGGGAGCAAGTGGAGTTCGAGGACCGGTACCGGGAGCACCTCGAGACCGAGAGTGAGGCCCGGGAGGCGCTCGCGGAACTCGAGGGGCGACTCGAGGACGGCGAATCAATTGCTCTCGTCTGTTTCGAGAACACGGGTAAAAAGCGCTGTCACCGGACCGTGTTGCGAGAGGTCCTCGAGGCCACACGGGACTGA
- a CDS encoding universal stress protein, which produces MSLIVPFDGSELAEAALWKATRFAAVFDEPILAVTSVPVGNRSYAADRGWIDDEKAFDGDAIVRGLRERVETVCPDASFRVERVDRYAPSGTIAKRIRRIAREESASMVCIGSENAGRLVTSVSSVAADDTYDVLVVRRADQTHVEPAGDGTQTNGPSQ; this is translated from the coding sequence ATGTCACTTATCGTCCCGTTCGACGGCTCGGAACTCGCCGAGGCTGCATTGTGGAAGGCAACCCGGTTCGCTGCCGTGTTCGACGAACCGATCCTGGCTGTAACCTCCGTTCCAGTGGGAAATCGTTCCTACGCCGCCGACCGTGGCTGGATCGACGACGAGAAGGCTTTCGACGGCGACGCGATCGTGCGGGGACTTCGCGAACGGGTGGAAACGGTGTGTCCGGACGCTTCCTTCCGCGTCGAGCGAGTGGACCGATACGCCCCGTCGGGGACGATCGCCAAACGGATCCGACGCATCGCCCGCGAGGAAAGCGCGTCGATGGTTTGTATCGGCAGCGAGAACGCTGGCCGGCTCGTCACCTCGGTGAGTAGCGTCGCCGCCGACGACACCTACGACGTCCTCGTCGTCCGCCGGGCCGATCAGACGCACGTCGAACCGGCCGGGGACGGAACGCAGACGAACGGTCCGTCGCAATGA
- the pstA gene encoding phosphate ABC transporter permease PstA, with translation MAAETGTNDQSVEDSGFGRVSRTKDVAFRWLTLAAALVGILSLAVLLAYVAVDAIGWLDWQFLTNPPHPNPFEAGILPALVGSIALMLLIALVTFPLGVGAAIYLEEYASDGPLTTFIQINIANLAGVPSVVYGLLGLGLFVSLIGLGFGTLIVAAFTVALLILPIVIISAQEAIRAVPDSQRQASYGMGATKWQTIRNVVLPRAMPGILTGTILALGRAIGETAPLIMIGAPTTVFGVPNSLLSKVSAMPMQIYTWAQYPEAEFQYGVVAAGVVTLLVVLLSINSVAILIRNHYQHDQ, from the coding sequence ATGGCGGCCGAAACCGGCACCAACGACCAGTCGGTCGAGGACTCCGGCTTCGGACGCGTGAGTCGAACGAAGGACGTCGCCTTCCGCTGGCTGACCCTCGCGGCGGCGCTGGTCGGCATCCTCTCGCTCGCGGTCTTGCTGGCGTACGTCGCCGTCGACGCGATCGGCTGGCTCGACTGGCAGTTCCTCACCAATCCGCCCCACCCGAACCCGTTCGAGGCGGGCATCCTCCCGGCGCTGGTCGGGTCGATCGCGCTCATGCTCCTGATCGCGCTCGTAACCTTCCCGCTGGGCGTCGGCGCGGCGATTTACCTCGAGGAGTACGCGAGCGACGGCCCCCTCACGACGTTCATCCAGATCAACATCGCCAACCTGGCGGGCGTTCCGTCTGTCGTCTACGGCCTGCTCGGACTGGGCCTGTTCGTGAGCCTCATCGGCCTCGGCTTCGGGACCCTGATCGTGGCCGCGTTCACCGTCGCCCTGCTCATCTTACCCATCGTCATCATCTCCGCCCAGGAGGCGATCCGGGCCGTCCCCGACTCCCAGCGCCAGGCCTCCTACGGGATGGGCGCGACGAAATGGCAGACGATCCGCAACGTCGTCCTGCCGCGGGCGATGCCCGGGATCCTGACCGGGACCATCCTCGCGCTCGGTCGAGCCATCGGCGAGACGGCCCCGCTCATCATGATCGGCGCGCCGACGACCGTCTTCGGCGTCCCGAACAGCCTCCTCAGCAAGGTCAGCGCGATGCCCATGCAGATCTACACCTGGGCGCAGTACCCCGAAGCCGAGTTCCAGTACGGGGTCGTCGCCGCCGGCGTCGTCACCCTGCTCGTCGTCTTGCTGTCGATCAACTCCGTCGCGATCCTCATCCGGAACCACTACCAGCACGACCAATGA
- the pstA gene encoding phosphate ABC transporter permease PstA — translation MGIRTNEREWVGGSSTLARIRGGAFKYVCLSTALFGIVTLFVLLAYVAIDAVELREADPAWFAIVGATLVFPIALFGWRVRGTPAADVAKTSVGGVLLAAGLGCFLTVAFTVVTPYVWAAYVLLAVAPTVAAARYGDRFERLDGSGPLVMATVALGVIVATALLGPITAILGLAKPWILYLLTATVPVAGALLWWARTRDDHAAGVAAALTVAATVGLGLLVEVGALESAGAPIAFLLGFVGPATVVLADGYRRGPAARIGLLAIPIILGGAVAAVVASLLLGVPMPNPWLRPEFFQQGPSRTPEKAGLYPPIVGSIFMLIVMIVAVFPLGVGAAIYLEEYATDNWLTRLIRINLTNLAGVPSVVYGLLGLAIIARHFGFGRGTVITAGLTVGLLVLPIVIISTQEAIRSVPNSVRQASYGMGASRWQTTREVVLPEAFPGILTGTILALGRAIGETAPLIMIGAATSVSSAPDSLFGTVTAMPLQIFSWRSYFDPDFRYGVVAAGVITLLVILLGMNAAAIILRNRLEKR, via the coding sequence ATGGGAATTCGCACCAACGAACGCGAGTGGGTCGGCGGCTCGAGCACCCTGGCGAGAATCCGCGGCGGAGCGTTCAAGTACGTCTGTCTCAGCACCGCGCTGTTCGGCATCGTCACGCTCTTCGTGCTACTCGCGTACGTCGCGATCGACGCAGTCGAGTTGCGCGAGGCCGACCCTGCCTGGTTCGCCATCGTCGGAGCGACCCTCGTCTTCCCAATCGCGCTGTTCGGCTGGCGGGTTCGGGGAACCCCGGCGGCCGACGTCGCGAAGACGAGCGTCGGCGGCGTGTTGCTCGCGGCGGGCCTCGGCTGCTTCCTGACCGTTGCGTTCACGGTCGTCACCCCCTACGTGTGGGCGGCGTACGTTCTGCTGGCGGTCGCGCCCACTGTCGCGGCAGCGCGGTACGGCGACCGTTTCGAGCGACTCGACGGCTCCGGTCCGCTCGTGATGGCGACCGTCGCGCTGGGCGTGATCGTCGCGACCGCCCTGCTAGGGCCGATCACCGCCATCCTCGGACTGGCGAAGCCGTGGATCCTGTACCTGCTCACGGCGACCGTTCCCGTCGCCGGTGCGCTCCTCTGGTGGGCGAGGACTCGAGACGACCATGCGGCCGGTGTCGCCGCCGCATTGACCGTCGCGGCGACCGTCGGACTCGGCCTCCTCGTCGAGGTCGGAGCGCTCGAGAGCGCCGGCGCGCCGATCGCCTTCCTGCTCGGGTTCGTCGGTCCGGCGACCGTCGTTCTCGCGGACGGCTACCGTCGCGGCCCCGCCGCCAGGATCGGTCTGCTCGCGATCCCGATTATCCTGGGCGGCGCGGTCGCGGCCGTCGTCGCCTCCTTGCTGCTGGGAGTCCCGATGCCCAACCCCTGGCTTCGGCCGGAGTTCTTCCAGCAGGGGCCGTCCCGAACCCCCGAAAAAGCTGGCCTCTACCCGCCGATCGTCGGGTCGATATTCATGCTGATCGTGATGATCGTCGCCGTGTTCCCCCTCGGCGTCGGTGCGGCGATCTATCTGGAGGAGTACGCCACGGACAACTGGCTCACTCGCCTCATTCGCATCAATCTCACCAACCTGGCGGGCGTGCCATCGGTCGTCTACGGACTCCTCGGTCTGGCGATCATCGCTCGTCACTTCGGCTTCGGACGGGGAACGGTCATTACGGCGGGGTTAACCGTGGGGCTACTCGTCTTGCCGATCGTCATCATTTCGACCCAGGAGGCGATTCGGTCGGTGCCGAACTCGGTCCGACAGGCGTCCTACGGGATGGGTGCGAGTCGATGGCAGACGACGCGAGAGGTCGTCCTCCCGGAGGCGTTCCCCGGCATCCTGACCGGAACGATTCTGGCGCTCGGCCGAGCAATCGGGGAGACCGCGCCGCTCATCATGATCGGGGCCGCGACGTCGGTCTCGAGCGCCCCGGATTCGCTGTTCGGGACCGTCACCGCGATGCCGCTCCAGATCTTCTCCTGGCGGAGTTACTTCGACCCAGACTTCCGGTACGGCGTCGTGGCGGCGGGCGTCATCACGCTCCTCGTTATCCTTCTCGGCATGAACGCGGCCGCGATCATCCTGCGAAACCGCCTCGAGAAACGGTGA